The Syngnathus typhle isolate RoL2023-S1 ecotype Sweden linkage group LG16, RoL_Styp_1.0, whole genome shotgun sequence genome includes a region encoding these proteins:
- the galnt16 gene encoding polypeptide N-acetylgalactosaminyltransferase 16 isoform X2 translates to MRRIRANAIAILTVAWILGTFYYLWQDSKPAAAAAASAPSSAGNHHPGGGRLEIHRDDRTIPLIVSQPPHGDLLLGGLDENKYLDAKQPKPGDDPYREHAFNLVESHRLGAQRPLRDTRHYRCAALNYDVDLPSTSVIITFHNEARSTLLRTVKSVLMRSPPQLIHEIILIDDFSADADDCQLLAQIPKVHCLRNGRREGLIRSRVRGANAASAPILTFLDSHCEVNTDWLQPMIQRVKEDHTRVVSPIIDVISLDNFAYLAASADLRGGFDWSLHFKWEQIPLEQKMARSDPTQPIRTPVIAGGIFAMDKSWFNHLGQYDTHMDIWGGENFELSFRVWMCGGSLEILPCSRVGHVFRKRHPYDFPEGNALTYIKNTRRAAEVWMDEYKQYYYSARPSAQGKAFGSITDRVTLRRKLNCKPFRWYMENVYPELRVPEQEAVSSILRQGTLCLETRGTDGLGLSECKVVRGSRPQAQRWELIEPLIRQRDLCLAITLFTAGSKVTMEPCNAKEPRQKIHRRQDMISKTLNATLWVSSHPVNHLNGSNVSVE, encoded by the exons ATGCGCAGGATTCGGGCCAACGCCATCGCGATCCTAACCGTCGCCTGGATCCTGGGCACCTTCTACTACCTGTGGCAGGACAGcaagccggcggcggcggcggcggcgtctgcACCCTCGTCAGCGGGGAACCACCACCCGGGAGGTGGGCGGCTGGAGATCCACCGGGACGACAGGACCATCCCGCTTATA GTGAGCCAGCCCCCGCATGGCGACCTTCTGCTGGGCGGCCTGGATGAGAACAAATACCTGGACGCGAAGCAGCCGAAACCCGGAGACGACCCGTACAGGGAGCACGCCTTCAACCTCGTCGAGAGCCACCGCCTGGGAGCGCAGCGGCCGCTCAGGGACACCAGACACTACAG GTGCGCGGCGCTAAACTATGACGTCGACCTCCCGTCCACTAGCGTCATCATCACCTTCCATAACGAGGCCCGCTCCACACTGTTGCGCACCGTCAAAAG CGTCCTGATGCGGAGTCCTCCTCAGCTCATTCACGAAATCATTCTGATTGATGACTTCAGCGCCGACG CCGACGACTGCCAACTGCTCGCTCAGATCCCCAAGGTCCACTGCTTGAGAAACGGCAGGAGAGAGG GACTTATCCGGTCCCGAGTTCGAGGAGCCAACGCGGCCTCGGCCCCCATCTTGACTTTCTTGGACAGCCACTGTGAGGTCAACACTGATTGGTTGCAACCCATGATCCAGCGTGTCAAGGag GACCATACGCGAGTGGTCAGCCCCATCATCGATGTCATCAGCCTGGATAACTTTGCTTACTTGGCAGCATCGGCCGATTTGAGAGGAG GATTCGACTGGAGTCTCCATTTTAAATGGGAGCAGATTCCACTTGAGCAGAAAATGGCCAGGAGTGACCCCACGCAGCCAATCAG gaCCCCGGTGATTGCGGGTGGCATCTTTGCCATGGACAAGAGTTGGTTCAACCATCTTGGACAGTACGACACCCACATGGACATTTGGGGTGGGGAGAACTTTG AGCTGTCGTTCCGCGTATGGATGTGCGGCGGCAGCCTGGAGATCTTGCCGTGCAGTCGCGTGGGTCACGTGTTCCGGAAGCGACACCCGTACGACTTCCCGGAAGGCAACGCTCTCACCTACATCAA GAACACACGGCGAGCCGCCGAGGTGTGGATGGACGAGTACAAGCAGTACTACTACTCGGCTAGGCCCTCGGCGCAGGGCAAAGCTTTTGGCAg CATAACTGACCGTGTGACGCTACGGCGGAAGCTCAACTGCAAACCTTTCCGCTGGTACATGGAGAATGTCTACCCTGAGCTAAG GGTTCCCGAGCAGGAGGCCGTGTCCAGCATTCTCAGACAGGGAACCCTGTGCCTGGAGACCCGCGGGACGGACGGACTCGGCCTGTCGGAGTGCAAGGTGGTCAGAGGCAGCAGACCGCAGGCGCAG aGGTGGGAGTTAATTGAGCCGCTGATCCGCCAGCGCGACCTTTGCTTGGCCATCACGCTCTTCACTGCCGGGTCAAAGGTCACCATGGAGCCCTGCAATGCCAAAGAGCCTCGACAG AAAATACACAGAAGACAAGATATGATTTCAAAGACTTTGAACGCAACGCTTTGGGTTTCCTCTCATCCTGTCAATCATCTGAATGGATCTAACGTCAGTGTGGAATGA
- the galnt16 gene encoding polypeptide N-acetylgalactosaminyltransferase 16 isoform X1 yields the protein MRRIRANAIAILTVAWILGTFYYLWQDSKPAAAAAASAPSSAGNHHPGGGRLEIHRDDRTIPLIVSQPPHGDLLLGGLDENKYLDAKQPKPGDDPYREHAFNLVESHRLGAQRPLRDTRHYRCAALNYDVDLPSTSVIITFHNEARSTLLRTVKSVLMRSPPQLIHEIILIDDFSADADDCQLLAQIPKVHCLRNGRREGLIRSRVRGANAASAPILTFLDSHCEVNTDWLQPMIQRVKEDHTRVVSPIIDVISLDNFAYLAASADLRGGFDWSLHFKWEQIPLEQKMARSDPTQPIRTPVIAGGIFAMDKSWFNHLGQYDTHMDIWGGENFELSFRVWMCGGSLEILPCSRVGHVFRKRHPYDFPEGNALTYIKNTRRAAEVWMDEYKQYYYSARPSAQGKAFGSITDRVTLRRKLNCKPFRWYMENVYPELRVPEQEAVSSILRQGTLCLETRGTDGLGLSECKVVRGSRPQAQRWELIEPLIRQRDLCLAITLFTAGSKVTMEPCNAKEPRQKWKPKGSALQHTVSGLCLDSQSPPGPPVIAQCRPLVASQAWEPQIIN from the exons ATGCGCAGGATTCGGGCCAACGCCATCGCGATCCTAACCGTCGCCTGGATCCTGGGCACCTTCTACTACCTGTGGCAGGACAGcaagccggcggcggcggcggcggcgtctgcACCCTCGTCAGCGGGGAACCACCACCCGGGAGGTGGGCGGCTGGAGATCCACCGGGACGACAGGACCATCCCGCTTATA GTGAGCCAGCCCCCGCATGGCGACCTTCTGCTGGGCGGCCTGGATGAGAACAAATACCTGGACGCGAAGCAGCCGAAACCCGGAGACGACCCGTACAGGGAGCACGCCTTCAACCTCGTCGAGAGCCACCGCCTGGGAGCGCAGCGGCCGCTCAGGGACACCAGACACTACAG GTGCGCGGCGCTAAACTATGACGTCGACCTCCCGTCCACTAGCGTCATCATCACCTTCCATAACGAGGCCCGCTCCACACTGTTGCGCACCGTCAAAAG CGTCCTGATGCGGAGTCCTCCTCAGCTCATTCACGAAATCATTCTGATTGATGACTTCAGCGCCGACG CCGACGACTGCCAACTGCTCGCTCAGATCCCCAAGGTCCACTGCTTGAGAAACGGCAGGAGAGAGG GACTTATCCGGTCCCGAGTTCGAGGAGCCAACGCGGCCTCGGCCCCCATCTTGACTTTCTTGGACAGCCACTGTGAGGTCAACACTGATTGGTTGCAACCCATGATCCAGCGTGTCAAGGag GACCATACGCGAGTGGTCAGCCCCATCATCGATGTCATCAGCCTGGATAACTTTGCTTACTTGGCAGCATCGGCCGATTTGAGAGGAG GATTCGACTGGAGTCTCCATTTTAAATGGGAGCAGATTCCACTTGAGCAGAAAATGGCCAGGAGTGACCCCACGCAGCCAATCAG gaCCCCGGTGATTGCGGGTGGCATCTTTGCCATGGACAAGAGTTGGTTCAACCATCTTGGACAGTACGACACCCACATGGACATTTGGGGTGGGGAGAACTTTG AGCTGTCGTTCCGCGTATGGATGTGCGGCGGCAGCCTGGAGATCTTGCCGTGCAGTCGCGTGGGTCACGTGTTCCGGAAGCGACACCCGTACGACTTCCCGGAAGGCAACGCTCTCACCTACATCAA GAACACACGGCGAGCCGCCGAGGTGTGGATGGACGAGTACAAGCAGTACTACTACTCGGCTAGGCCCTCGGCGCAGGGCAAAGCTTTTGGCAg CATAACTGACCGTGTGACGCTACGGCGGAAGCTCAACTGCAAACCTTTCCGCTGGTACATGGAGAATGTCTACCCTGAGCTAAG GGTTCCCGAGCAGGAGGCCGTGTCCAGCATTCTCAGACAGGGAACCCTGTGCCTGGAGACCCGCGGGACGGACGGACTCGGCCTGTCGGAGTGCAAGGTGGTCAGAGGCAGCAGACCGCAGGCGCAG aGGTGGGAGTTAATTGAGCCGCTGATCCGCCAGCGCGACCTTTGCTTGGCCATCACGCTCTTCACTGCCGGGTCAAAGGTCACCATGGAGCCCTGCAATGCCAAAGAGCCTCGACAG AAATGGAAACCCAAAGGCTCGGCCCTGCAGCACACAGTCAGTGGGCTGTGTCTGGATAGTCAGAGCCCGCCCGGGCCCCCTGTCATCGCTCAGTgtcgccccctggtggccagccAGGCCTGGGAGCCTCAGATCATCAACTGA